The genomic segment tgtgtgtgtgtgtgtgtatgtgtgtgtgtgagtgtatgtggtgtgtgtctgtgtgtgtctgtgtgtgtgtgtgtgtgtgtgtgtctgtgtgtgtgtgtgtgtgtgtgtgtgtgtgagtgtatgtggtgtgtatgtgtgtgtgagtgtatgtggtgtgtatgtgtgtgtatgtgtgtgtctgtgtatgtgtgtgtgtgtgtgtgtatgtgtgtgtgtgtgtgtgtctgtgtgtgtgtgtgagtgtatgtggtgtgtatgtgtgtgtgtgtgtgtgtgtgtgagagagagagagagagagagagagagagagagcgtaagagagagagagagagtgagagagagagactggaacaTTACAAACGTCACTCCGCTCTTTAGGAGGGGAGATGGGCAaatgaaaagaaattataggcctgttagcctaacCTCACGGGTTGGAAAAAtgctggaatctattattaaggatgaggttttgaggtacttggagactggtgataaaataagtcaaagtcagcatggtttctgtgaaggaaatctgttagagttcttcgaggaaataacaagcagggtagacagacGAGAGGGAGTCagaggcgtttgacaaggtgccacacaccaAGTTACTTAACATGATAAAATCcgatggcgttacaggaaagataccgccatggatagcggaatggctgacagacaggagccaccgagtaggaataaaaggggcttttgctggttggctgccggtgattaatggtgttcctcagaggtcagtattgggatcgctgtctttcacattgtttgtcaatgatttaccGTTTGTAGATAATGGAATccatggctttgtggcaaagtttgtggatgatacgaagatgcgtggaggggtagatagtgctgaggaaacaatccGATCACAGCAAAACTTagaaaaattggaagaatggggaaaaaaggtggcaaatggaatacagtgctgggaaatgtatgataatgcgttTTGGTAGaaagaacaatagtgcggaccattatctaaatgggggGAAGATTTCAATATCAAAGGTGCAGAGGGTTATAGGAGTCCTTGTTCAAGACTCCCAGTAGATTAGTTCaatggttgagtcggtggtaaagaaggcatttatttcaaggggaattgaCTATAAAAGCAGGAGGATAATACTGAGCCTTTAAAAGACACCGTCAGGCTGTACTTATagtttgtcaacagttttggggtgTGATTTCTCTAAAATATAAACAACGACGTTGTCGATTTAACATTTTGGCCTCTTCTAGATTTATATTCTGACCAACTATTGTTGTTATATTCAGCGAGCGATCACAATATCTGGATTCCAGTATCACATCATAGTCTGGAGCCATTGGGAATAAACCCTGGCTGTCGTCAGTTGTTTTGTCTCCTGACCAAGCGTATAATTGTGATCACTGGCCATTTAACTGCGGCtatgaactgctctctgaacttagACTGTGTTACTCCATATATAAATGTGTTCGTGCACAGACTCAGGTTCTGTAACATGTATCCAAGTGCCTGTAAGATAAATTCAGAATCGGTGTAATTATTGGGATCTGTCCCTCCGACGTTATACTTGAAGAAATTGACAACAGTCGCCAACCACAAAATGATAAAGCTGCCAGATATGGTGAAGAGGAGGATCGCAGAGCGCCGCCTGCTGTCCATTTCCGGGTCACTGCAGTTCTCCCCCTTTCTCTGACCCCTCAGTCCCTTACGAACCCGACTGGCCGCTAAAATGTGCCGGACCGTCAGGGCATTGAGGATCAGAATGAGTGCGAATGGAATCAGTGGGGTTAAACTCTTGTCGAATTGGTCAAAGCTTACCCACTGGTGTTCAGTATAATAAGCTGGGTTTAGCTTACAAAACCATAAAACACCATCGATTAGCTCTCTTGGGTTATAAATGAAATAGAAGGGGATATTTTTAAAACACATAATAGTGCAGGTGTTCAACAGAACCAAGGCCGTGGTCCTTCCCGTGCAATAGCTGGCTTTTAACCTCTGacaacaaatggcgacaaaccgatcgaAGGTGAAGGTGACCGTGAGCCAGACGGAACAGTCTCTGGAAGCACATTGCAGTACAAAGATAATGCTACACAAGGGATACGTCTCCAGGAAGGATCCCGGGAAATAGTACTTGATCCGTGGGAAGAACGCAGTGACGACAGCCGTcagatccgccgctgccatggcaaccaggtagcgTGTGGTGCacgtggagaggccgcacttccCCCGGGAAAGGATTGCAATCGCCACTATATTCACTGGGCGGCAGAGAAGAGAAAACAGGAATGGAATCAGAAGTTTGCcttattcaaagattcaatgtaaatttattatcaaagaatgtataaattattcaaccttgagatttattttctcgcaggcagccataaagcaaaagcctgaaagaacgcTAAAGATAAAAACAAAAGACCCAAAAAATTTGAGTCCTCAGATCATAGCaacccggagtaggcccaaagtctCGCTTAACTGTTATCATACCAGTGGGCACGGAGCACGGCTACCAGGGCAAACTTCACAGCCTCAGCcctatggagagaggagtgaccatgGCTAAGAACGAGCGAAATGAGATCTCGTCCCGGAACCCTACACTCAAACTTTTCACTCTAGATGGGtcggcgtttaaattgaccataTGTACAGTGGAAGGATCCTGCGccttggagagaggagtgaacatcgcggaATGCGAGCAAAATCGGCTCTCGCTTCCGATCTGGGCAGCGTGTAAATGCTCAGAACATAGGATCGTATCTCGCACCAGGACCGGGCACCACTGCAGCAAAAGGCTCCGACGCCCATCCACTAGATCGGGGACCAGATTTCGTCgcgtggccacttcggtggtgatgtctgttatctgtccaGTAGGAGACCgtgcgcaattctgatttgatgtggacagacgtgagagtacggaggaacatctggaagatttctgaaatgcccgcttcgctgccgctgctactgtgtgttaATCGGATTTTCCGGAGCAGAAGACCCCGAAATCTTCTGATTTGCGCGTTTCAGCGGTcggggcgaggttgaaggcgctcggcagaggatggcgctcgggaagctgtatcagagaggctcttccgaagctcgaagttttcggattgATGGACTccgtgtcggctgtggtcggctgcttccaaggcatcggcaagttgacggtgcctggaggtttatagtagggagtttcttccttttgccgcctgctatcggggactcgggagtcgatcgactctggGACTTCTGAGaatttatttaccgtgcccatggtttgttcttcatcaaattatggtattgctttgcactgctgtaactacttgttataattatgtgttctGCCAGcattagtctttggtctgtcctgttttctgtgatatcactccggagaaacattgtattatttcttactgcttgtatgcatttctaactgacaataaaagaggactgtgtgttctcataatctaatctaataacaaCAATCCATGAGTATAACCTTTCCTCAGATCAATAACAACAGTCCATCAATATAACCTTCCATCAGATCAATAACAGCAGTCCAGCGGTATAATCTTCCCTCAGATCaataactacagtccatcagtataACCTTCCCTCAGAACAATAACAACAGTCTATCAGTATAACCTTCCCTCAGAACAATAACAACAGCCCATCAGTATAACCTTCCCTCAGATCaataactacagtccatcagtataACCTTCCCTCAGATCactaactacagtccatcagtataACGTTCCCTCAGATGAATAACAACAGTCCATCAGTATAACCTTCGCTCAAATCAATTAACAACAGTCCATCAGTATAACGTTCCCTGACATCAATGACATCAGTCCATCAGTTAAGTAGAGGAAAGGTGCTGgttttctattgtattttttctctctgtgctAGCTCGAGCCTCCAGTTTTATGGATAAAATCGAGAGTCCTGTTAGTGCAGAACGCAATAAAGTGCGTGTAGTGAAGGGAGAATGAACTGCACCGTGTGTGCGAAGGAAAATAAACTCCCTCTGTCACGTGACGTCTTTCACGCGTTGATAAAATTGTATGAAAATGAGTTAAGGTAGTTATCATACACTGCAATAGGTAAAGTCATTGTGGGTCAAACCAACATGCTTTGTCTATCATTGGGTAACCCCTGACTATTCCTGACAGCCTCTGTAAAGTGTTGTAAAGCGAAAAGCACGATCTGCTCTGTCAGTCCCATTCCACAAGACCTTCGAAAGACACCGGAGTGACACACACAACAATCCGGAGGAACACGGCAGCTGAGGCGGCATCTCTGGAACGAGTAAAGAGTTACCGTTTCGGGCCCAGAACCCAACATCAGATTGAAGAAATGAATTTGTGTCTGCTCGCATCTCTACAACTTGGGGAATTCTAATTCTAGGATATTTTATATCAAGATGCATTTTCCAGCAAGTTATTTACACAATTTTCTCTGAGTAGCGCAGACAGACACTATCTTTCAACATCCTTGCAGTCGCCTGACGGTGAGATCGGGACGATCTTGTGTTGAAGTACTTGCCTCTTGTTCTACACACAGGAAAAACACACCGATGTTCACGTTAACCAAATCGCCAGCTCTCAGTCTTTAACTCCCGTTTAAACGTGTCCTGTGCAGACGTTAAGACTCGCTGACATCCAGAGACGGACATTTGCCGTGGTGAGTGCAATATCGATCAAACTCGAGACCCAACGCCAGAACAGCAAAAAGAAACAAAGGAAAGGTGGACAATTTCACCGCATACCTAGTTATATATCTTCATCGCGTAATTTAAtatatcttattgaaacatgctTTATTAATCTGTATTTCCTCTGATTGAGAAGTAATACGGTTTGGCATAGTGATAAAATACAAAAACTTACCAATTGTGTCACCTCGTGGAAATGAAAGCCGTCAGTGTTTTAACTAAACAATAGCAGAGTAACAAAATAGTGAAATAAATGTCTATCTTCGAAGGCGGAAAATCTGGTTTTAAATTAAAACAGTATATGCACTCAATACGTCAGACAGCATTGGAGAGCGGGACACAGAGCTGCTGCTTCAGGTCTGAGAATCTTCATCAGACGTAGCCGGAACATTAAATGCATTTCCCTTTCCATCGATACTTCCCGGCCTGTTgacattttcctgcattttctttttCATTCTGAGACAATGAGGTTTATGGAAATCCCAGAAGTTGTCAGAAATCTAGCTTTCCTCCGCACTTCTATGACCAGAACCAGCACATTTTTCTGAGTGCTGTTCAAGTGTATCTGTCCGTGAGAATGATACCTACACCGAGTTCTGGTATTTATCAACACAATCGCCATTGTCAACAGAATAACCCGTGTATAATCCTCAGGCGGATGCTATCACCTGTAATTATGCGGGTCTGTCCAGATATCGACAAACATTTCAAAACTATCCGTAACATGCCAGATACTATTTACTTACAAAACCGTCATAAATGAAAGGCAAACTCTCATGGTAACAGAATTTAGCGAGAGAAAACGGGAGTATAAAAGTACTTTAACAATTAGCAAATTTCCGAAAGAAGCAATTACGTTATTATATAAGGGATTATGTGCACATTTGCAATACGCAAGTGCCTTTCTGACAAAACTTAAATTTGTTGAATGCTAATGTGCTTTAACATTCCTGCTTCCTCTTTCTAAATTGACAATATTAACGACATCGAAcgcatcagcaaacaagaaaacAATCAAACAATAAATGCGAAGTCACACATGACaagcattttgttttcatttgcgaTCATGTGACAATAGCAACGTGTTAGTTGTACCGAAATGATCTGTGCGTTCAGCAAACGTTAGAAGCTGCGATTAACCCGCGACAAATCAACCAATAAATTCTGCAAGATCGATTTATAATGATGAATTCCCGATACTATTTTCAGTGCCTAGTAAAGTGCGGATACCCCAAAGTTATCGTCACAATAAATGAGGGCTACAACAAGGGAGTTTtaacaatttaactgagaattcttATTGTGAATCACGTGCTCATTGATACGGATTTCCGCCAACGGGAACAAGCGCAGATCTGATATTTTAGAGATTATAAACCTTGCATTGATCTTTTAACTGCCCTGTTGTTTAATATCACACAGCACGCTATTTCACCCAACAACAATCATAC from the Mobula birostris isolate sMobBir1 chromosome 13, sMobBir1.hap1, whole genome shotgun sequence genome contains:
- the LOC140208052 gene encoding probable G-protein coupled receptor 139, with amino-acid sequence MLETFSRIRNTYYLVIVAIGIPVNIVAIAILSRGKCGLSTCTTRYLVAMAAADLTAVVTAFFPRIKYYFPGSFLETYPLCSIIFVLQCASRDCSVWLTVTFTFDRFVAICCQRLKASYCTGRTTALVLLNTCTIMCFKNIPFYFIYNPRELIDGVLWFCKLNPAYYTEHQWVSFDQFDKSLTPLIPFALILILNALTVRHILAASRVRKGLRGQRKGENCSDPEMDSRRRSAILLFTISGSFIILWLATVVNFFKYNVGGTDPNNYTDSEFILQALGYMLQNLSLCTNTFIYGVTQSKFREQFIAAVKWPVITIIRLVRRQNN